DNA sequence from the Devosia lacusdianchii genome:
GTCAACATGATGTTCCAGTCCTATGCACTGTTCCCGCATATGAATGTGGAACAGAACATCGCCTACGGCCTCAAGCGCGATCACCTGCCGACGGCCGAGATCAATGAACGCGTCGCCGAGCTCCTGGCGCTGGTGAAGCTGCAGGACTACGGCAAGCGCAAGCCGCATCAGCTCTCCGGCGGCCAGCGCCAGCGCGTCGCTTTGGCCCGCGCCCTTGCCAAGCGGCCCAAGCTGCTGCTGCTCGACGAGCCCCTCGGCGCGCTCGACAAGAAGCTGCGCGAAGAAACCCAGTTCGAACTGGTCAAGATTCAGGAAACCCTGGGCGTCACCTTCATCGTGGTGACCCACGACCAGGAAGAGGCGATGAGCCTCGCCACCCGCATCGGGGTGATGAACCAGGGCGAAATCGCCATGATCGGCGAGCCCACCGACATCTACGAATTCCCCAATTCCAAATTCGTCGCCGGCTTCATCGGCTCGGTCAACATGGTCGAGGGCGTCGTCACCGAGGATGAGCCGGGCCACGTGCGCATCCGCTCGGCGGAACTCGGCTGCGATATCTATGTCGGCCACGGCGTCGACTG
Encoded proteins:
- a CDS encoding ABC transporter ATP-binding protein, with amino-acid sequence MAKKPQIAADTRPWRDPKAKPFVRIKNVTKKFGDVFAVSDVSLDIYKGELFCLLGGSGSGKSTLLRMLAGFEEPTAGTIEIDGQDMTQVAPYNRPVNMMFQSYALFPHMNVEQNIAYGLKRDHLPTAEINERVAELLALVKLQDYGKRKPHQLSGGQRQRVALARALAKRPKLLLLDEPLGALDKKLREETQFELVKIQETLGVTFIVVTHDQEEAMSLATRIGVMNQGEIAMIGEPTDIYEFPNSKFVAGFIGSVNMVEGVVTEDEPGHVRIRSAELGCDIYVGHGVDCAPDQILWWAIRPEKIHLSRDKPESTFGANVTKGMVEDIGYLGDMSVYQVLLDSGKRLRVTQTNTVRGNPDAITWDENVYLTWGDSSGSVLTV